The following are encoded in a window of Candidatus Komeilibacteria bacterium CG_4_10_14_0_2_um_filter_37_10 genomic DNA:
- a CDS encoding collagenase-like protease has protein sequence MSKIEITAPVGSYESLQAAIQAGADSIYFGVKQLNMRAASTQNFDLTDLRKIAHQCHTHNLRAYLAVNSIIYQSDLKIIQKIIIAAKRANIDAIIATDQSVINLANQLKIPVHLSTQLNISNIETVKFYVRFADVMVLARELTLAQIKQINQQIKKEKIVGVSGQLIKTEMFIHGALCMAISGKCYLSLHQHNLSANRGACRQVCRQAYELYDPATREKIVMDNQYLLSPQDLCTIGYLDKIVDSGVSILKIEGRARSPEYVHTVVSCYREALTAIDNKTYSASKVKKWEKRLSSVFNRGLWSGYYLGRKNIEYSTAHGSVATTNKVHVGVVNRYFSRIGIAEIKIEASNLKINDQYLILGKTTGLINGTVQEMRLDDKKIKIAQQKQIISLPIAGLVRQGDKLYKIVQK, from the coding sequence ATGTCTAAAATCGAAATCACAGCACCAGTAGGTTCTTACGAATCACTACAAGCAGCTATTCAAGCAGGGGCAGACTCTATTTATTTCGGCGTGAAACAGCTAAATATGCGTGCCGCCTCCACGCAAAATTTTGATTTGACTGACTTACGCAAAATAGCCCACCAGTGTCACACTCATAACCTCCGCGCTTACTTAGCGGTCAACTCTATTATTTATCAATCGGACTTAAAGATTATTCAAAAAATTATTATCGCAGCTAAGCGAGCCAATATTGATGCAATTATTGCTACTGATCAATCTGTTATTAACTTAGCCAACCAACTCAAAATACCAGTTCATCTCTCCACGCAACTAAATATTAGTAATATTGAAACAGTTAAATTTTATGTGCGCTTTGCCGACGTAATGGTTTTGGCTAGAGAACTAACTTTAGCGCAAATCAAACAGATTAATCAACAAATTAAAAAAGAAAAGATAGTTGGCGTAAGCGGACAACTCATTAAAACTGAAATGTTCATCCACGGCGCACTCTGTATGGCCATCTCTGGCAAATGTTATCTTAGTTTGCATCAACATAATTTATCGGCGAATCGTGGCGCCTGTCGACAAGTCTGCCGCCAGGCTTATGAACTATACGATCCGGCGACCAGAGAAAAAATCGTGATGGATAATCAATATTTATTATCACCACAGGATCTATGCACCATTGGTTATCTGGACAAAATTGTGGATAGTGGCGTTTCTATTTTAAAAATTGAAGGGCGTGCCCGTTCCCCAGAATATGTCCATACTGTTGTTAGCTGCTATCGAGAAGCATTAACAGCTATTGATAATAAAACTTATTCAGCTAGCAAAGTCAAAAAGTGGGAAAAAAGACTATCATCTGTTTTTAATCGCGGTCTGTGGTCAGGATACTATTTAGGTAGAAAAAATATAGAGTACAGCACTGCGCACGGATCAGTGGCAACTACTAATAAAGTTCATGTCGGTGTTGTTAATCGCTATTTTTCTCGCATCGGTATCGCCGAAATAAAAATTGAAGCTAGTAATCTAAAAATTAATGATCAATATTTGATTCTTGGCAAAACAACTGGTCTAATAAATGGCACTGTTCAAGAAATGCGTTTGGATGATAAAAAAATCAAGATTGCTCAACAAAAGCAGATAATTTCTCTACCTATTGCTGGGCTAGTACGTCAAGGTGATAAATTGTATAAAATAGTCCAGAAATAG